In the Sus scrofa isolate TJ Tabasco breed Duroc chromosome 7, Sscrofa11.1, whole genome shotgun sequence genome, one interval contains:
- the LOC100513601 gene encoding patr class I histocompatibility antigen, A-126 alpha chain-like precursor (The RefSeq protein has 12 substitutions compared to this genomic sequence), whose amino-acid sequence MGPRALFLLLSGTLALTGTQAGPHSLSYFYTAVSRPDRGDSRFIAVGYVDDTQFVRFDNYAPNPRMEPRVPWIQQEGQEYWDRETRNVKETAQTYGVGLNTLRGYYNQSEAGSHTLQSMYGCYLGPDGLLLHGYRQDAYDGADYIALNEDLRSWTAADMAAQITKRKWEAADEAERRRSYLQGLCVESLRRYLEMGKDTLQRAEPPKTHVTRHPSSDLGVTLRCWALGFYPKEISLTWQREGQDQSQDMELVETRPSGDGTFQKWAALVVPPGEEQSYTCHVQHEGLQEPLTLRWDPAQPPVPIVGIIVGLVLVLVAGAMVAGVVIWRKTRSGEKGGSYTQAAGSDSDQGSDVSLTKDPRV is encoded by the exons ATGGGGCCTGGAGCCCTCTTCCTGCTGCTGTCGGGGACCCTGGCCCTGACCGGGACCCAGGCGG GTCCCCACTCCCTGAGCTATTTCTACACCGCCGTGTCCCGGCCCGACCGCGGGGACTCTCGCTTCATCGCCGTCGGCTACGTGGACGACACGCAGTTCGTGCGGTTCGACAACTACGCCCCGAATCCGCGGATGGAGCCTCGGGTGCCGTGGATACAGCAGGAGGGGCAGGACTATTGGGATGAGGAGACGCGGAAAGTCAAGGACAACGCACAGACTTACGGAGTGGGCCTGAACACCCTGCGCGGCTACTACAACCAGAGCGAGGCCG GGTCTCACACCCTCCAGAGCATGTTTGGCTGCTACTTGGGACCAGACGGGCTCCTCCTCCACGGGTACAGACAGGACGCCTACGACGGCGCCGATTACATCGCCCTGAACGAGGACCTGCGCTCCTGGACCGCGGCGGACATGGCGGCTCAGATCTCCAAGCGCAAGTGGGAGGCGGCCGATGCGGCGGAGCACTGGAGGAGCTACCTGCAGGGACTGTGTGTGGAGTCGCTCCGCAGATACCTGGAGATGGGGAAGGACACGCTGCAGCGCGCAG AGCCTCCAAAGACACATGTGACCCGCCACCCCAGCTCTGACCTCGGGGTCACCTTGaggtgctgggccctgggcttcTACCCTAAGGAGATCTCCCTGACCTGGCAGCGGGAGGGCCAGGAccagagccaggacatggagCTGGTGGAGACCAGGCCCTCAGGGGATGGGACCTTCCAGAAGTGGGCGGCCCTGGTGGTGCCTCCTGGAGAGGagcagagctacacctgccatgTGCAGCACGAGGGCCTGCAGGAGCCCCTCACCCTGAGATGGG ACCCTGCTCAGCCCCCCGTCCCCATCGTGGGCATCATTGTTGGCCTGGTTCTGGTCCTGGTCGCTGGAGCTGTGGTGGCTGGAGTTGTGATCTGGAGGAAGACGCGCTCAG GTGAAAAAGGAGGGAGCTACACTCAGGCTGCAG GCAGTGACAGTGACCAGGGCTCCGATGTGTCCCTTACCAAGGATCCTAGAG TGTGA
- the LOC100513601 gene encoding patr class I histocompatibility antigen, A-126 alpha chain-like isoform X1, with product MGPGALFLLLSGTLALTGTQAGPHSLSYFYTAVSRPDRGDSRFIAVGYVDDTQFVRFDNYAPNPRMEPRVPWIQQEGQDYWDEETRKVKDNAQTYGVGLNTLRGYYNQSEAGSHTLQSMFGCYLGPDGLLLHGYRQDAYDGADYIALNEDLRSWTAADMAAQISKRKWEAADAAEHWRSYLQGLCVESLRRYLEMGKDTLQRAEPPKTHVTRHPSSDLGVTLRCWALGFYPKEISLTWQREGQDQSQDMELVETRPSGDGTFQKWAALVVPPGEEQSYTCHVQHEGLQEPLTLRWDPAQPPVPIVGIIVGLVLVLVAGAVVAGVVIWRKTRSGEKGGSYTQAAGSDSDQGSDVSLTKDPRV from the exons ATGGGGCCTGGAGCCCTCTTCCTGCTGCTGTCGGGGACCCTGGCCCTGACCGGGACCCAGGCGG GTCCCCACTCCCTGAGCTATTTCTACACCGCCGTGTCCCGGCCCGACCGCGGGGACTCTCGCTTCATCGCCGTCGGCTACGTGGACGACACGCAGTTCGTGCGGTTCGACAACTACGCCCCGAATCCGCGGATGGAGCCTCGGGTGCCGTGGATACAGCAGGAGGGGCAGGACTATTGGGATGAGGAGACGCGGAAAGTCAAGGACAACGCACAGACTTACGGAGTGGGCCTGAACACCCTGCGCGGCTACTACAACCAGAGCGAGGCCG GGTCTCACACCCTCCAGAGCATGTTTGGCTGCTACTTGGGACCAGACGGGCTCCTCCTCCACGGGTACAGACAGGACGCCTACGACGGCGCCGATTACATCGCCCTGAACGAGGACCTGCGCTCCTGGACCGCGGCGGACATGGCGGCTCAGATCTCCAAGCGCAAGTGGGAGGCGGCCGATGCGGCGGAGCACTGGAGGAGCTACCTGCAGGGACTGTGTGTGGAGTCGCTCCGCAGATACCTGGAGATGGGGAAGGACACGCTGCAGCGCGCAG AGCCTCCAAAGACACATGTGACCCGCCACCCCAGCTCTGACCTCGGGGTCACCTTGaggtgctgggccctgggcttcTACCCTAAGGAGATCTCCCTGACCTGGCAGCGGGAGGGCCAGGAccagagccaggacatggagCTGGTGGAGACCAGGCCCTCAGGGGATGGGACCTTCCAGAAGTGGGCGGCCCTGGTGGTGCCTCCTGGAGAGGagcagagctacacctgccatgTGCAGCACGAGGGCCTGCAGGAGCCCCTCACCCTGAGATGGG ACCCTGCTCAGCCCCCCGTCCCCATCGTGGGCATCATTGTTGGCCTGGTTCTGGTCCTGGTCGCTGGAGCTGTGGTGGCTGGAGTTGTGATCTGGAGGAAGACGCGCTCAG GTGAAAAAGGAGGGAGCTACACTCAGGCTGCAG GCAGTGACAGTGACCAGGGCTCCGATGTGTCCCTTACCAAGGATCCTAGAG TGTGA